One stretch of Emys orbicularis isolate rEmyOrb1 chromosome 7, rEmyOrb1.hap1, whole genome shotgun sequence DNA includes these proteins:
- the PTPN20 gene encoding tyrosine-protein phosphatase non-receptor type 20, producing the protein MCSKDSESKCGSPLQSQSTELEYGANEDRSQKYSRCESSLRTDSQESETDSWMSEEDEVARRISVLTRGRTLVSEDELTQLTHIMPSLTGVDLRSRLRVLIQNLRRQIEEQEILKEFVALEHMKPLDGCRVGKAPENREKNRYRDILPYDATRVPLGATRGYINASYIRTHIGEEEHFYISTQGPLPCTVADFWQMIWENESDVIAMMTKEVELGKVKCHRYWPEPPQDSLDLSEFHLRLDNCQILEYFIIRIIEIINKQTGERRFVKHLQFTTWPDHGTPRLIEHLVKFIRYMRKIHQTGPITAHCSAGIGRSGVLLCIDILLSCIEKDLCFNIKQIVRELRHQRFGMIQTKDQYLFCYEVVLQVLQNIETMESRLLQ; encoded by the exons ATCACAGAAATACTCCAGGTGTGAAAGCAGCCTTAGAACAGACAGTCAGGAGTCTGAGACTGACAGCTGGATGAGTGAGGAAGATGAAGTGGCCCGGAGGATTTCCGTTCTAACCAGAG GCAGAACACTTGTTTCTGAAGACGAGCTGACTCAGCTGACTCACATTATGCCATCGCTGACTGGGGTAGATCTGAGGTCTCGTCTCAGAGTTCTGATCCAGAACCTTCGGAGGCAGATTGAAGAGCAAGAGATCCTGAAAGAGTTTGTG GCTTTAGAACACATGAAACCGCTCGATGGCTGCCGAGTTGGGAAAGCGCCAGAAAACCGGGAGAAAAACAGATACCGAGATATCCTTCCAT ATGATGCGACACGGGTTCCTCTTGGAGCAACCAGGGGCTATATTAATGCAAGTTACATCCGAACGCATATTGGAGAAGAGGAACATTTCTATATTTCAACACAAGGGCCTCTGCCTTGCACTGTGGCTGATTTCTGGCAAATGATTTGGGAGAATGAGTCAGATGTGATTGCCATGATGACGAAAGAAGTGGAGCTTGGAAAAGTCAAGTGTCACAGATACTGGCCTGAACCTCCACAGGACTCGCTAGACCTCAGTGAATTCCATCTGAGGCTGGACAACTGCCAGATCTTGGAATATTTTATCATCCgaataatagaaataattaacAAGCAg acaggagagagacgcTTCGTAAAACACTTGCAGTTTACCACTTGGCCAGATCACGGTACTCCCAGACTGATAGAGCATCTCGTCAAATTCATTCGCTACATGAGAAAAATTCACCAGACGGGCCCCATAACGGCCCACTGCAGCGCTGGGATTGGAAGGAGCGGGGTTCTGCTTTGTATTGATATTTTGCTGAGCTGCATTGAAAAAGATCTATGT TTCAACATCAAGCAGATAGTGAGAGAGCTGAGGCATCAGCGATTTGGCATGATTCAGACCAAG GACCAGTACCTATTCTGCTACGAAGTAGTGCTGCAAGTGCTGCAGAACATTGAAACCATGGAATCCCGTCTCCTCCAATAA